One genomic segment of Triplophysa rosa linkage group LG22, Trosa_1v2, whole genome shotgun sequence includes these proteins:
- the serpinh1a gene encoding serpin H1a — translation MGSIPADFRTWRRVQFQLGEVSNKTESLEYSFPNFQKFLFQLIHSTGRIRFWGSRQIRLWKVLGAVRGYKNTMLLSNVVLLCLLGTISADKTLSSHATTLADNSATLAFNLYRNMAKEKDMENILISPVVVATSLGLVALGGKSNTSSQVKTLLSATNVKDVQLHSGLAELLSEVSNSTARNVTWKISNRLYGPSSVSFVDHFLKSSKKHYKYEHSKINFRDKRSAVKAINDWASKSTDGKLPEVTKDVEKTDGAMIINAMFYKPHWDQQFHHKMVDNRGFLVHRSYTVSVPMMHRTGVYGYYDDTTNKLTVLEMPLAHKMSSMVFIMPYQVESLERVEKLLTRKQLDTWIGKLEQSGVAVSLPKVSMEVSHNLQKHLADLGLTDAVDKAKADLSNISGKKDLYLSNVFHASAMEWDTEGNPPDSSVYGTDKLKDPKLFYVDHPFIFLVKDNKTNSILFIGRMMRPKGDKMRDEL, via the exons ATGGGGTCAATTCCTGCTGACTTTAGGACCTGGAGGAGAGTCCAGTTTCAGCTAGGGGAGGTCTCAAACAAAACGGAATCTTTAGAATACTCCTTTCCCAACTTCCAGAAGTTTCTTTTCCAGCTTATACACTCTACGGGAAGGATTCGTTTTTGGGGAAGCCGACAGATCAGGTTGTGGAAGGTTTTAGGAGCTGTGAGAG GCTATAAAAATACCATGTTGCTGTCAAATGTGGTTCTCCTGTGCCTACTGGGCACCATCAGCGCGGACAAGACCCTCAGCAGCCATGCCACAACTTTGGCCGACAACAGCGCCACTTTGGCCTTTAACCTGTATCGCAACATGGCAAAAGAGAAGGACATGGAGAACATCCTGATCTCCCCAGTGGTGGTGGCCACCTCACTGGGTCTGGTAGCTCTTGGAGGAAAATCGAACACCTCCTCCCAGGTAAAGACCCTTCTGAGCGCGACTAATGTGAAAGATGTGCAGCTGCACTCCGGACTCGCCGAGCTTCTCTCCGAGGTCAGTAATTCAACGGCGCGGAACGTCACCTGGAAGATCAGCAATCGTCTGTACGGGCCCAGCTCTGTCAGCTTTGTGGATCACTTTCTAAAGAGCAGCAAGAAGCATTACAAATACGAGCACTCCAAAATAAACTTCAGAGACAAGCGTAGCGCGGTGAAGGCCATCAACGATTGGGCATCGAAGTCCACGGACGGCAAACTGCCCGAGGTGACGAAGGATGTGGAGAAAACAGATGGAGCCATGATCATCAATGCTATGTTCTACAAAC CACACTGGGATCAGCAGTTCCATCACAAAATGGTGGATAATCGCGGTTTTCTGGTGCATCGTTCTTACACTGTCTCTGTACCCATGATGCACCGCACAG GCGTTTATGGATATTATGACGACACAACCAACAAACTTACAGTTTTGGAAATGCCGTTGGCCCATAAGATGTCATCTATGGTGTTCATCATGCCGTACCAAGTAGAGTCTTTGGAGAGGGTGGAGAAACTGCTAACACGCAAACAGCTGGACACTTGGATTGGCAAACTGGAACAAAGTGGCGTCGCCGTGTCCCTTCCCAAGGTCAGCATGGAGGTCAGCCACAACCTGCAG AAACATCTCGCAGATCTGGGTCTGACTGATGCTGTAGATAAGGCCAAAGCAGATTTGTCTAACATCTCAGGGAAGAAAGACCTCTACCTGTCCAACGTGTTCCACGCCTCTGCCATGGAGTGGGACACGGAAGGAAACCCACCCGACAGCAGCGTCTATGGCACAGACAAGCTCAAGGACCCCAAGCTATTCTACGTTGACCATCCCTTCATCTTCCTAGTGAAGGACAACAAGACAAACTCCATTCTGTTCATTGGCAGAATGATGCGGCCGAAGGGTGATAAAATGAGAGATGAATTATAA